One Allostreptomyces psammosilenae DNA segment encodes these proteins:
- a CDS encoding universal stress protein, whose amino-acid sequence MAGHDKHEPTEGNPLFRHPRVDPEERSRSASPHHDPAFRHAVVVGFDGSVSSERALAYAVGMARRAGAGLVIVHVANRLPATVWAGCEPPVFVDVPDRTSEVLGLELACADYLAEVPWVLVERGGDICHELEEVAVEYAADAIVVGGSQGLIARLFGSVAGRLVRRANRPVIVIP is encoded by the coding sequence ATGGCCGGTCACGACAAGCACGAGCCGACCGAGGGCAATCCCCTCTTCCGCCACCCGCGGGTGGACCCCGAGGAGCGCTCCCGGTCCGCGTCGCCACACCACGATCCCGCGTTCCGGCACGCCGTCGTCGTCGGGTTCGACGGCTCCGTCTCCAGCGAACGCGCCCTCGCCTACGCGGTGGGCATGGCCCGGCGGGCGGGCGCCGGCCTGGTGATCGTGCACGTTGCCAACCGGCTGCCGGCCACCGTCTGGGCGGGCTGCGAGCCACCGGTGTTCGTGGACGTTCCGGACCGCACCAGCGAGGTGCTGGGCCTGGAGCTGGCCTGCGCGGACTACCTCGCCGAGGTTCCGTGGGTGCTGGTGGAGCGCGGCGGGGACATCTGCCACGAGTTGGAGGAGGTCGCCGTCGAGTACGCGGCCGACGCCATCGTGGTCGGCGGCAGCCAGGGGCTCATCGCCCGACTCTTCGGATCGGTGGCCGGCCGGCTGGTCCGCCGGGCCAACCGGCCGGTCATCGTCATCCCCTGA
- a CDS encoding acyl-CoA dehydrogenase family protein, which translates to MLDCRLDEEHEELRRTVAKFARDVVAPAIAEHYENHTFPYELVREMGRLGLFGLPFPEEYGGMGGGYPALCVALEELARVDSSVAITLEAGVSLGAMPVFRFGTEEQRRRWLPRLCAGQALAAFGLTEPGGGSDAGATRTTARYDVTADEWVLDGTKCFITNAGTDITSLITVTAVTGTAPDGSKEISTILVPADTPGLTVGRPYSKVGWSASDTRELSFTGCRVPGANLLGQRGRGYAQFLSILDEGRIAIAALATGLAQGCVDESVRYASEREAFGRPIAANQAIAFKIADMQTRTHLARLAWRDAAGRMSRGEPFKQAAAIAKLYSSEAAVDNARQATQIHGGYGFMNEYPVARFWRDSKILEIGEGTSEIQRILIARSLGLPQPG; encoded by the coding sequence ATGCTGGACTGCCGTCTGGACGAGGAACACGAGGAACTGCGCCGCACCGTCGCGAAGTTCGCCCGCGACGTGGTCGCCCCGGCGATCGCCGAGCACTACGAGAACCACACCTTCCCCTACGAACTGGTGCGCGAGATGGGCCGGCTCGGCCTGTTCGGGCTGCCCTTCCCGGAGGAGTACGGGGGGATGGGCGGCGGCTACCCGGCGCTGTGCGTCGCCCTGGAGGAGCTGGCCCGGGTGGACTCCTCGGTGGCCATCACCCTGGAGGCCGGGGTCTCGCTCGGGGCGATGCCGGTCTTCCGCTTCGGCACCGAGGAGCAGCGGCGACGCTGGCTGCCGCGGCTGTGCGCCGGCCAGGCGCTGGCCGCCTTCGGGCTGACCGAGCCCGGTGGCGGCTCCGACGCGGGCGCCACCCGGACCACCGCCCGCTACGACGTGACGGCCGACGAGTGGGTGCTGGACGGCACCAAGTGCTTCATCACCAACGCCGGCACCGACATCACCAGCCTGATCACGGTCACCGCGGTGACCGGGACGGCGCCGGACGGCAGCAAGGAGATCTCCACGATCCTGGTGCCGGCGGACACCCCCGGCCTCACCGTCGGCCGACCGTACTCCAAGGTCGGCTGGTCCGCCTCGGACACCCGGGAGCTGTCCTTCACCGGCTGCCGGGTCCCCGGCGCCAACCTGCTCGGCCAGCGGGGCCGGGGATACGCCCAGTTCCTCAGCATCCTGGACGAGGGCCGGATCGCCATCGCGGCGCTGGCCACCGGCTTGGCGCAGGGCTGCGTGGACGAGTCGGTGCGCTACGCCAGCGAGCGGGAGGCCTTCGGCCGGCCGATCGCGGCGAACCAGGCGATCGCCTTCAAGATCGCCGACATGCAGACGCGCACCCACCTGGCCCGCCTGGCCTGGCGGGACGCCGCCGGGCGGATGTCCCGCGGGGAGCCGTTCAAGCAGGCGGCGGCGATCGCCAAGCTGTACTCCTCGGAGGCGGCGGTGGACAACGCCCGCCAGGCCACCCAGATCCACGGCGGCTACGGCTTCATGAACGAGTACCCGGTGGCGCGGTTCTGGCGGGACAGCAAGATCCTGGAGATCGGCGAGGGCACCTCGGAGATCCAACGCATCCTGATCGCCCGCTCCCTGGGCCTGCCCCAGCCCGGCTGA
- a CDS encoding PadR family transcriptional regulator: MSIKYGLLALLEGGPRYGYQLRAEFESRTGGTWPLNIGQVYTTLARAERDGLVENVGTEDGNQVYYAITAKGREELRVWFASPVDRAGPPRNELAIKLAMAVGSPGVDVSQVIQTQRHHTIRALQDLTRLKAQRLAAPPRATDRDDVAWTLVLEQLIYQTEAEVRWLDHCETQLGRIARSVPASPAPATAPDTPAGGTPRPDQGGPEEGERDDGAPPLAAAHGPERRRGRRRH, translated from the coding sequence ATGTCTATCAAGTACGGGCTGCTGGCGCTCCTCGAAGGCGGCCCGCGGTACGGCTACCAGCTGCGGGCCGAGTTCGAGTCCCGCACCGGTGGCACCTGGCCGTTGAACATCGGGCAGGTCTACACCACCCTGGCCCGGGCGGAACGTGACGGCCTAGTGGAGAACGTCGGCACCGAGGACGGCAACCAGGTCTACTACGCGATCACCGCGAAGGGACGCGAGGAACTGCGGGTGTGGTTCGCCTCGCCGGTGGACCGCGCCGGTCCGCCCCGCAACGAGCTCGCGATCAAGCTGGCGATGGCGGTGGGCAGCCCGGGCGTGGACGTCTCCCAGGTCATCCAGACCCAGCGGCACCACACCATCCGGGCGCTGCAGGACCTCACCCGGCTCAAGGCCCAGCGGCTGGCCGCCCCACCGCGGGCGACCGACCGGGACGACGTCGCCTGGACGCTCGTCCTGGAGCAGCTGATCTACCAGACCGAGGCGGAGGTCCGCTGGCTGGACCACTGCGAGACCCAGCTCGGACGGATCGCCCGCTCCGTCCCCGCCTCACCGGCGCCGGCGACGGCTCCGGACACGCCGGCCGGCGGAACACCGCGGCCGGACCAGGGCGGGCCCGAGGAGGGCGAACGGGACGACGGCGCGCCCCCGCTGGCGGCCGCGCACGGCCCGGAGCGCCGCCGCGGTCGCCGACGTCACTGA
- a CDS encoding hydroxymethylglutaryl-CoA lyase gives MNPRPGDAAAGTGTAARLGPPTAVPLPGLPPRVRVHEVGPRDGLQNETAIVPVEIKAEFVHRLADAGLRTIEATSLVHPAWVPQLADAERLLPALRDLREPVGGREAVRLPVLVPNERGLDRALAHDVREIAVFASATESFARANLNRTVAESLEMFAPVVRRATAAGLTVRGYLSMCFGDPWEGAVPPARVVEVGTRLLEMGCAELSLGDTIGVGTPGQVTALLERFGEAGVGPERLAVHFHDTYGQALANTLAALRAGVTVVDASAGGLGGCPYARSATGNLATEDLVWMLHGLGIDTGVDLRRLVATSVWLAGHLGRPSPSRTVRALAGSSEASRTAGAPEASGASGASGASGASGTSGDSGDSGDSGAPESSPSSPAPPTGPTRPTR, from the coding sequence GTGAACCCCCGTCCGGGCGACGCCGCCGCCGGGACGGGCACCGCCGCCCGGCTCGGCCCGCCGACCGCCGTGCCCCTGCCCGGGCTGCCGCCCCGGGTGCGGGTGCACGAGGTGGGGCCGCGCGACGGCCTGCAGAACGAGACGGCGATCGTCCCGGTGGAGATCAAGGCCGAGTTCGTCCACCGGCTCGCCGACGCCGGGCTGCGCACCATCGAGGCCACCAGCCTGGTCCACCCCGCCTGGGTGCCGCAGCTCGCCGACGCCGAACGGCTGCTGCCGGCGCTGCGCGACCTGCGCGAGCCGGTCGGCGGCCGGGAGGCCGTGCGGCTTCCGGTCCTGGTCCCCAACGAGCGGGGCCTGGACCGGGCGCTCGCCCACGACGTGCGGGAGATCGCCGTCTTCGCCAGCGCCACCGAGTCCTTCGCCCGGGCCAACCTCAACCGGACCGTCGCCGAGTCGCTGGAGATGTTCGCCCCCGTGGTCCGGCGGGCCACCGCCGCCGGGCTGACCGTGCGCGGCTACCTCTCCATGTGCTTCGGCGACCCCTGGGAGGGCGCCGTGCCCCCGGCCCGCGTCGTGGAGGTCGGCACCCGGCTGCTGGAGATGGGCTGCGCCGAACTCAGCCTGGGCGACACCATCGGCGTGGGCACCCCGGGCCAGGTCACCGCCCTGCTGGAGCGGTTCGGCGAGGCCGGCGTCGGGCCGGAACGGCTCGCCGTGCACTTCCACGACACCTACGGACAGGCCCTGGCCAACACCCTGGCCGCGCTGCGCGCGGGCGTCACCGTGGTGGACGCCTCCGCCGGCGGCCTGGGCGGCTGCCCGTACGCGCGCAGCGCCACCGGGAACCTCGCCACCGAGGACCTGGTGTGGATGCTGCACGGCCTCGGCATCGACACCGGGGTGGACCTGCGCCGGCTGGTCGCCACCAGCGTCTGGCTGGCCGGACACCTGGGCCGGCCGAGCCCCTCGCGCACCGTCCGGGCGCTCGCCGGGTCCTCCGAGGCGTCGCGGACCGCCGGGGCGCCCGAGGCGTCCGGGGCCTCCGGGGCCTCCGGGGCCTCCGGGGCGTCCGGGACCTCCGGGGATTCCGGGGATTCCGGGGACTCGGGGGCGCCCGAGAGCTCCCCGTCCTCCCCCGCCCCACCCACCGGGCCCACCCGGCCCACCCGCTGA
- a CDS encoding cytochrome P450, with translation MTVPDASPLTIETLREPVVRHDPYPFYRTLRERAPVLWDSVRWQWVLTRHQDVMTALRSPALSAARMSSGDELPPGVPTAMALFARQLLFLDPPDHTRLRRLISKAFTPRMVEGLRPAITSLVDDLLDRALERGRMDVVDDLALTLPVDVIAEMLGVPRQDRGQLRAWSGSFGRLLDDEGMDEAAFFGAMTDLGEFVEYLSDLVEIRRRAPREDLISQLATVEEHGDQLSREELLANLVLVLAAGHLTTTHLLGNGVLALLRHPEQWRLLCGDPSVVPSAVQELLRYDSPVQRTDRLAVADVEIGGRQIRAGQSVVVMLGAANRDPEAFPDPDRLDLRRDDSHPLAFGHGIHTCLGMALARAEGEIAFGRLAARLPGLRLDEDGIVERDQSLVFRGLRHLPVRWD, from the coding sequence GTGACCGTCCCCGACGCTTCCCCCCTCACCATCGAGACCCTGCGCGAGCCCGTGGTCAGGCACGACCCCTACCCCTTCTACCGGACCCTGCGGGAGCGGGCCCCGGTGCTGTGGGACTCCGTGCGATGGCAGTGGGTGCTGACCCGGCACCAGGACGTCATGACCGCCCTGCGTTCCCCCGCCCTGTCGGCGGCCCGGATGTCGAGCGGCGACGAGTTGCCGCCGGGCGTGCCCACGGCGATGGCGCTGTTCGCCCGTCAGCTCCTCTTCCTCGACCCTCCGGACCACACCCGCCTGCGGCGACTGATCTCCAAGGCGTTCACCCCGCGCATGGTCGAAGGGCTCCGCCCGGCCATCACCTCCCTGGTCGACGACCTGCTGGACCGCGCGCTGGAGCGCGGCCGGATGGACGTCGTCGACGACCTCGCCCTGACGCTGCCGGTCGACGTCATCGCGGAGATGCTGGGCGTGCCCCGGCAGGACCGCGGGCAGCTGCGCGCGTGGTCCGGCTCCTTCGGCCGGCTGCTGGACGACGAGGGCATGGACGAGGCGGCCTTCTTCGGCGCCATGACCGACCTCGGCGAGTTCGTCGAGTACCTCTCCGACCTGGTGGAGATCCGCCGCCGGGCCCCGCGCGAGGACCTGATCAGCCAGCTCGCGACGGTGGAGGAGCACGGCGACCAGCTCAGCCGGGAGGAACTGCTGGCCAACCTGGTGCTGGTGCTCGCCGCCGGACACCTCACCACCACCCATCTGCTGGGCAACGGCGTGCTGGCGCTGCTCCGGCACCCGGAGCAGTGGCGGCTGCTGTGCGGGGACCCGTCGGTCGTGCCGTCCGCGGTGCAGGAGCTGCTGCGCTACGACTCGCCGGTGCAGCGCACCGACCGGCTGGCCGTGGCGGACGTGGAGATCGGCGGCCGGCAGATCCGGGCCGGGCAGTCCGTGGTGGTGATGTTGGGGGCCGCGAACCGGGACCCGGAGGCGTTCCCCGACCCGGACCGGCTCGACCTGCGCCGCGACGACTCCCACCCGCTGGCCTTCGGCCACGGCATCCACACCTGCCTGGGCATGGCCCTGGCCAGGGCGGAGGGGGAGATCGCGTTCGGGCGGCTGGCCGCCCGGCTGCCCGGACTGCGGCTGGACGAGGACGGCATCGTCGAACGGGACCAGAGCCTGGTCTTCCGCGGGCTGCGGCACCTGCCGGTGCGCTGGGACTGA
- a CDS encoding GNAT family N-acetyltransferase → MDEHAPLLLAVGNAVAQWSSRAELHGWQTEHGEGWLALRSGADGRASDRVLVTRRPGQPETVRRLITERLRDWGSRRSCIEDPFGVLDLSDLPAQESLHQAVMVRCPGPARSAGAVAAQGQRGPAAGPCGREGAGALAAEERRGGAAVARWLVDTPRKSDDPDHQLTHHPAMAAERATRAPAHCPGPVAEATVGPVVGPVAGFGKVRGLRSAPGGGGHLPAVERAVGAGQGSEPADGPGEWPDATPRPADGPGQGPGRAAHGARPAVWEATDAAELAEVERAIVHGFPLPAHQPYRRGGLLPPGLLDVPGWRFWLGRLDGRTAAGAFTFDDGRAVGLYSLATLPEFRSRGVAGAVVDAVLAAHPDRYVTLTATPAGQPLYRSRGFVVQTAARWWRTPAVGRYASAIGRRLTATRMTRRSP, encoded by the coding sequence ATGGACGAGCACGCACCCCTGCTCCTGGCCGTCGGCAACGCGGTCGCCCAGTGGTCCTCGCGCGCCGAGCTCCACGGCTGGCAGACCGAACACGGCGAGGGCTGGCTCGCGCTGCGCTCCGGCGCGGACGGCCGCGCGAGCGACCGGGTGCTGGTCACCCGGCGCCCCGGCCAGCCCGAGACGGTACGGCGGCTCATCACCGAGCGGCTGCGCGACTGGGGCAGCCGCCGCTCCTGCATCGAGGATCCCTTCGGCGTCCTGGACCTGTCCGACCTGCCGGCCCAGGAATCCCTCCACCAGGCCGTGATGGTGCGCTGCCCCGGCCCGGCCCGGTCGGCCGGCGCGGTGGCCGCGCAGGGCCAGCGCGGGCCCGCGGCGGGCCCCTGCGGCCGGGAGGGGGCCGGCGCCCTCGCCGCCGAGGAACGCCGCGGTGGTGCCGCCGTCGCCCGATGGCTGGTGGACACGCCGAGAAAATCGGACGATCCGGACCACCAGCTCACCCACCATCCGGCCATGGCGGCGGAACGGGCCACCCGCGCCCCCGCGCACTGCCCGGGGCCGGTCGCGGAGGCCACCGTGGGGCCCGTCGTGGGGCCGGTGGCGGGCTTCGGGAAGGTCCGAGGGCTCCGGTCGGCTCCGGGGGGCGGCGGGCACCTGCCCGCGGTGGAGCGCGCCGTGGGGGCGGGGCAGGGCTCCGAGCCCGCGGACGGCCCGGGCGAGTGGCCGGACGCCACCCCGCGCCCCGCGGACGGCCCCGGCCAGGGCCCCGGACGGGCGGCCCACGGCGCCCGGCCGGCCGTCTGGGAGGCGACCGACGCCGCGGAACTCGCCGAGGTCGAGCGGGCCATCGTGCACGGCTTCCCGCTCCCCGCGCACCAGCCCTACCGCCGCGGCGGCCTGCTCCCGCCCGGCCTGCTGGACGTCCCCGGCTGGCGCTTCTGGCTGGGACGCCTGGACGGCCGGACCGCCGCCGGCGCCTTCACCTTCGACGACGGCCGGGCGGTGGGCCTGTACTCCCTCGCCACGCTGCCCGAGTTCCGCTCCCGGGGGGTCGCCGGCGCCGTCGTGGACGCCGTGCTGGCCGCCCACCCGGACCGCTACGTCACCCTCACCGCCACGCCGGCGGGGCAGCCCCTCTACCGCAGTCGGGGTTTCGTGGTACAGACCGCCGCCCGATGGTGGCGAACTCCCGCCGTCGGCCGCTACGCATCGGCCATCGGCCGGAGGCTGACCGCGACACGCATGACTCGTCGCTCTCCGTAG
- the orn gene encoding oligoribonuclease — MNDRMVWIDCEMTGLDLEADALVEVAALVTDSELNVLGEGVDIVIRPPAEAVAAMPEVVRRMHTASGLLEELDTGVTLAEAERRVLAYVREHVPDAGRAPLCGNSVGTDRGFLARDMPELVGHLHYRIVDVSSVKELARRWYPKAYYNSPEKRGNHRALADIRESIAELRYYREAVFVPPPGPTAEACRRIAAANAPEADATTS, encoded by the coding sequence ATGAACGACCGCATGGTCTGGATCGACTGCGAGATGACCGGGCTCGACCTGGAGGCCGACGCCCTGGTGGAGGTGGCCGCCCTGGTCACCGACTCCGAGCTGAACGTGCTGGGCGAGGGGGTGGACATCGTCATCCGCCCGCCGGCGGAGGCGGTGGCCGCCATGCCGGAGGTGGTGCGGCGGATGCACACGGCCTCCGGCCTCCTGGAGGAGCTGGACACCGGGGTGACGCTCGCCGAGGCGGAACGGCGGGTCCTGGCCTACGTACGCGAGCACGTGCCCGACGCCGGCCGTGCGCCGCTGTGCGGCAACTCCGTCGGCACCGACCGCGGTTTCCTGGCCCGGGACATGCCGGAGCTGGTCGGGCACCTGCACTACCGGATCGTGGACGTCTCCTCGGTCAAGGAGCTGGCCCGCCGCTGGTACCCGAAGGCCTACTACAACAGCCCGGAGAAGCGCGGCAACCATCGGGCCCTGGCCGACATCCGGGAGTCCATCGCCGAGCTGCGCTACTACCGGGAGGCCGTGTTCGTGCCGCCGCCCGGCCCGACCGCCGAGGCCTGCCGCCGGATCGCCGCCGCGAACGCGCCCGAGGCCGACGCCACGACGTCCTGA
- a CDS encoding ATP-binding protein, which translates to MPGSVFDTVLVANRGEIAVRVIRTLRRLGIRSVAVFDDDDAGAPHVAAADLAVRLGGPSGGRGYLDADALVSAARRTGAAAVHPGYGFLAENAAFARAVTAAGLTFVGPPAGAVELMGDKIRAKAAVAAAGVPVVPGGAPTGGASDGGSGPSGDAALAEAAARVGFPVLLKPSAGGGGKGMRLVREPELLAEAIAAARREARSAFGDDTLLLERWIERPRHIEVQVLADDHGHCVHLGERECSLQRRHQKIVEEAPSPLLDEATRAAMGQAAVRVARACGYTGAGTVEFIVPADTPTTWYFMEMNTRLQVEHPVTELITGLDLVEWQLRVAAGEPLPWEQHELRRHGHAVEARICAEDPARGFLPTGGRILALREPGTAGPLPPRRGHGPERGAPDAPHGPHAPDSPHAPDAPDRGEHWAVRTDSGLAPGAVVGSAYDPLLAKVVAHGPDRATALRRLRAALGELCVLGTVTNTGFLRRLLAHPDVVAGRLDTGLVERSLAELLPGAGTPPPEEVLVAAALSRQLAMVPEPDADGWTDPFAVPSGWRPGERAWTAHRLRLTAAGPGLSPGLAPGPGLAGQTPGGTGVAEVRVRGLGPCFEVAVGDGPPRPARATLGAPSPGRGRELRLEWDGLVHTFVQALDEGGDGPGEGWPLWLGRDGDAWRLRVGDPVEEGTGRTAEAGGELVAPMPGTVTVVKAAPGDAVTRGQALLVVEAMKMEHPLTAPFDGTVVEVRVAPGTAVAMEQVLAVVRPDEAPPTDAAPTPEAAATAEAIGLDGATGTTGATETPDAAGPTGSDATGSDATGSDATGAGTTGAGPTEAGTTAAEVAP; encoded by the coding sequence GTGCCTGGTTCCGTCTTCGACACCGTCCTGGTCGCCAACCGCGGCGAGATCGCCGTCCGGGTGATCCGCACCCTGCGGCGGCTCGGCATCCGTTCGGTCGCCGTCTTCGACGACGACGACGCCGGGGCGCCGCACGTCGCGGCGGCCGACCTCGCCGTCCGGCTCGGCGGCCCGTCCGGCGGGCGCGGCTACCTCGACGCCGACGCCCTGGTGTCCGCGGCCCGGCGCACCGGCGCGGCGGCCGTGCACCCGGGCTACGGGTTCCTCGCCGAGAACGCCGCCTTCGCCCGCGCGGTGACCGCCGCCGGGCTGACCTTCGTCGGACCGCCGGCCGGGGCGGTGGAACTGATGGGCGACAAGATCCGGGCCAAGGCGGCGGTGGCCGCCGCCGGCGTGCCGGTGGTGCCCGGCGGCGCGCCCACGGGCGGCGCGTCGGACGGCGGCTCCGGGCCGTCCGGTGACGCCGCGCTCGCCGAGGCCGCCGCCCGCGTCGGCTTCCCCGTGCTGCTCAAACCCTCCGCGGGCGGCGGCGGCAAGGGCATGCGGCTGGTGCGCGAGCCGGAACTGCTCGCCGAGGCGATCGCCGCCGCCCGCCGCGAGGCCCGCTCCGCCTTCGGCGACGACACCCTGCTGCTGGAGCGCTGGATCGAGCGCCCCCGGCACATCGAGGTGCAGGTGCTGGCCGACGACCACGGCCACTGCGTGCACCTCGGCGAGCGCGAGTGCAGCCTGCAACGCCGCCACCAGAAGATCGTGGAGGAGGCGCCGTCGCCGCTGCTGGACGAGGCCACCCGCGCGGCCATGGGCCAGGCCGCGGTGCGGGTCGCCCGGGCCTGCGGCTACACCGGCGCCGGCACCGTCGAGTTCATCGTCCCCGCCGACACCCCCACCACCTGGTACTTCATGGAGATGAACACCCGGCTCCAGGTGGAACACCCGGTCACCGAGCTGATCACCGGGCTCGACCTGGTGGAGTGGCAGCTGCGGGTCGCCGCCGGCGAGCCCCTGCCCTGGGAGCAGCACGAGCTGCGCCGCCACGGGCACGCCGTGGAGGCCCGGATCTGCGCCGAGGACCCGGCGCGCGGCTTCCTGCCCACCGGCGGCCGAATCCTCGCGCTGCGCGAACCCGGCACGGCCGGGCCACTCCCCCCGCGCCGCGGCCACGGACCGGAACGGGGAGCTCCGGACGCTCCACACGGTCCGCACGCTCCGGACTCGCCGCACGCTCCGGACGCTCCGGACCGGGGGGAGCACTGGGCGGTGCGCACCGACTCCGGCCTGGCCCCCGGCGCGGTCGTCGGCTCCGCCTACGACCCGCTGCTGGCCAAGGTCGTCGCGCACGGCCCGGACCGCGCCACCGCGCTGCGCCGGCTGCGCGCGGCGCTCGGCGAGCTGTGCGTGCTCGGCACCGTCACCAACACCGGTTTCCTGCGGCGGCTGCTGGCCCACCCCGACGTGGTCGCCGGCCGGCTGGACACCGGCCTGGTGGAGCGATCGCTGGCCGAGCTGCTGCCCGGCGCCGGCACCCCGCCGCCGGAGGAGGTGCTGGTGGCCGCCGCGCTGAGCCGGCAGCTCGCCATGGTGCCCGAACCCGACGCCGACGGCTGGACCGACCCGTTCGCCGTGCCGTCCGGCTGGCGCCCCGGCGAGCGCGCCTGGACCGCGCACCGCCTCCGCCTGACCGCCGCCGGCCCCGGCCTCTCCCCCGGGCTCGCCCCCGGGCCCGGTCTCGCCGGGCAGACGCCGGGCGGCACCGGAGTGGCCGAGGTGCGGGTGCGCGGGCTCGGCCCCTGCTTCGAGGTGGCGGTGGGCGACGGGCCGCCGCGGCCGGCCCGCGCCACGCTCGGCGCCCCGTCGCCCGGCCGCGGCCGGGAACTGCGCCTGGAGTGGGACGGCCTGGTGCACACCTTCGTCCAGGCCCTGGACGAGGGCGGCGACGGCCCCGGCGAGGGCTGGCCGCTGTGGCTGGGGCGCGACGGCGACGCCTGGCGGCTGCGGGTCGGCGACCCGGTGGAGGAGGGCACCGGCCGGACCGCCGAGGCGGGCGGCGAACTGGTCGCCCCCATGCCGGGCACGGTCACCGTGGTCAAGGCGGCGCCGGGCGACGCGGTGACCCGCGGGCAGGCCCTGCTGGTGGTGGAGGCGATGAAGATGGAGCATCCACTGACCGCGCCCTTCGACGGCACGGTGGTCGAGGTCCGGGTGGCCCCCGGGACGGCCGTCGCCATGGAGCAGGTCCTCGCCGTGGTGCGCCCCGACGAGGCCCCGCCCACCGACGCCGCGCCGACGCCCGAAGCCGCCGCGACCGCCGAGGCCATCGGGCTCGACGGCGCGACCGGTACCACCGGCGCCACCGAAACCCCCGACGCGGCCGGCCCCACCGGCTCCGATGCCACCGGCTCCGATGCCACCGGCTCCGATGCCACCGGGGCGGGCACCACCGGGGCAGGCCCCACCGAAGCGGGCACCACCGCGGCGGAGGTCGCGCCGTGA
- a CDS encoding GlxA family transcriptional regulator, which produces MTRDIRTDPARDPIRDTVRKAPRPGGVAEPGRARDLSPRRRRETVAVLLFGNGPIFESSIPISVFGIDRRDAGVPRYRLVVCAGEQGPLRTTGGVELTAPHGLEGLARAGTVVVPAWRSPTHSPPAEALDALRKAHDEGARIVGLCTGAFVLAAAGLLDGRPATTHWMYAPTLAKRFPKVRVDPRELFIDDGSVLTSAGTAAGIDLCLHLVRSDHGSEVANSLARRLVVPAQRDGGQAQYIDRSLPEEIGNDPLAEVITWALDHISEQFDVEVLAARAYMSRRTFDRRFRTLTGSAPLQWLITQRVMQAQRLLESTEATVDEIAQLCGFRSPVALRGHFRRQLGVSPAAYRTAFRARQAMGPATGTPGTGHGTGATLNGSGSVGAAAAAPGGLNGAGSGVHGHPGHGSQGLQGVQGERVGRSGGPSGIPAPRDTSPEGPEERPGDRNRSRSPSRS; this is translated from the coding sequence ATGACGAGGGACATCAGGACGGATCCGGCCCGGGACCCCATCCGGGACACGGTCCGCAAGGCACCCCGCCCGGGCGGCGTGGCCGAACCCGGTCGCGCCCGAGACCTCTCTCCCAGACGTCGCCGCGAGACCGTGGCCGTGCTGCTCTTCGGCAACGGCCCGATCTTCGAGAGTTCCATCCCGATCTCGGTGTTCGGCATCGACCGCCGCGACGCCGGGGTGCCCCGCTACCGCCTGGTGGTGTGCGCCGGGGAGCAGGGGCCGCTGCGCACGACGGGCGGAGTGGAGCTCACCGCTCCGCATGGCCTGGAAGGGCTCGCCCGGGCGGGCACCGTCGTGGTGCCGGCCTGGCGCTCGCCCACCCACTCGCCGCCGGCCGAGGCGCTGGACGCACTGCGCAAGGCGCACGACGAGGGGGCGCGCATCGTCGGGCTGTGCACGGGCGCCTTCGTGCTCGCCGCCGCCGGACTGCTGGACGGCCGGCCGGCGACGACGCACTGGATGTACGCGCCCACGCTCGCCAAGCGCTTCCCGAAGGTGCGGGTGGATCCGCGCGAGCTGTTCATCGACGACGGATCGGTGCTGACCAGCGCCGGCACGGCGGCCGGCATCGACCTGTGCCTGCACCTGGTGCGCAGCGACCACGGCTCGGAGGTGGCCAACTCGCTGGCGCGGCGCCTGGTGGTGCCGGCCCAGCGCGACGGCGGACAGGCGCAGTACATCGACAGGTCATTACCGGAGGAGATCGGCAACGACCCGCTGGCCGAGGTGATCACCTGGGCGCTGGACCACATCTCCGAACAGTTCGACGTGGAGGTGCTGGCCGCGCGCGCCTACATGAGCCGCCGGACCTTCGACCGACGGTTCCGGACGCTGACCGGCAGCGCCCCGCTGCAGTGGCTGATCACCCAGCGGGTGATGCAGGCCCAACGGCTGCTGGAGAGCACCGAGGCGACGGTCGACGAGATCGCGCAGCTGTGCGGCTTCCGCTCGCCGGTGGCGCTGCGTGGGCACTTCCGGCGGCAGCTCGGGGTCTCCCCCGCCGCCTACCGGACGGCCTTCCGGGCCCGCCAGGCGATGGGCCCGGCCACCGGCACGCCGGGTACCGGCCACGGCACCGGGGCCACGCTGAACGGCTCCGGTTCGGTCGGCGCGGCTGCCGCCGCTCCGGGCGGTCTGAACGGCGCCGGTTCGGGCGTCCACGGGCACCCGGGGCACGGCTCCCAGGGGCTCCAGGGCGTCCAGGGCGAACGGGTGGGGCGCTCCGGCGGCCCGAGCGGGATTCCCGCGCCCCGCGACACCTCGCCGGAGGGCCCGGAGGAGCGTCCCGGGGACCGCAACCGCAGCCGCTCGCCCAGCAGGTCCTGA